In one window of Eggerthella guodeyinii DNA:
- a CDS encoding TetR/AcrR family transcriptional regulator yields MSEEILTPGWRRDIKMDRRSRRTRNALTTALMALLKERPLKSITVTELAELADVNRATFYVHFQDVYDMFDQVKEEFCNICRELVDAHGEELARNENRPFLEDIFSYFETNEDAFAIVFGDNADGAFLGDVIDVVRDSCLTAVAPLEAVERRERDQGLTPNRDRALGMALCNYQFDFIAGGIVSMLKSWLASDRRESIDTMVALADSYLNVLGEGVLQRNLALAERPS; encoded by the coding sequence GTGTCGGAAGAAATCTTGACACCCGGATGGCGTCGCGACATCAAAATGGATCGCCGTTCTCGGCGCACGCGCAACGCGCTGACGACGGCGCTCATGGCGCTTTTGAAGGAGCGCCCGCTCAAAAGCATCACCGTCACCGAGCTGGCCGAGCTGGCCGACGTGAACCGCGCCACGTTCTACGTGCACTTCCAGGACGTGTACGACATGTTCGACCAGGTGAAAGAGGAGTTCTGCAACATCTGCCGCGAGCTGGTGGACGCGCATGGCGAAGAGCTGGCGCGCAACGAGAACCGTCCGTTCCTCGAGGACATCTTCAGCTACTTCGAAACGAACGAAGACGCGTTCGCCATCGTGTTCGGCGACAACGCCGACGGGGCCTTCCTGGGAGACGTCATCGACGTGGTGCGCGACAGCTGCCTCACGGCCGTCGCGCCCCTCGAGGCCGTGGAGCGCCGGGAGCGCGACCAGGGCCTGACGCCGAACCGCGACCGCGCCCTCGGCATGGCGCTGTGCAACTACCAGTTCGACTTCATCGCCGGCGGCATCGTCAGCATGCTGAAAAGCTGGCTGGCCAGCGACCGCCGCGAGTCCATCGACACCATGGTCGCCCTCGCCGACAGCTACCTCAACGTGCTGGGCGAAGGCGTCCTCCAGCGCAACCTCGCGCTGGCCGAGCGCCCGTCGTAG
- a CDS encoding DmsC/YnfH family molybdoenzyme membrane anchor subunit, protein MFAEMLPLLVFTTFAGLAAGAYAVDALCGNVRAGSGAAAPARPWLFPLVCLVLLGLGLCGTLLHLGQPLRFVNGMANPGSMIAQEAYWSIAFGAVIVVDLAVAKAKGAAVRPIRWAGGLVAVGLMVVTGLAYYQSLGLPAWSGAATVPLFLVGDLALGAGLCALLDRSALAGGVLAAANVAAGVAFAAVLGAFGLYLVRIGLDATGLLVAAGIVGPLAASAVAAATRAGKLPAQAGGAAVCALAIVGVVLARYAFFAAGMM, encoded by the coding sequence ATGTTTGCTGAAATGCTTCCCTTGCTGGTGTTCACGACGTTCGCCGGCTTGGCGGCCGGAGCGTACGCGGTCGATGCCCTGTGCGGGAACGTGCGCGCGGGCTCGGGGGCCGCCGCTCCTGCGCGCCCCTGGCTGTTTCCGCTCGTGTGCCTCGTGTTGCTGGGACTGGGCCTGTGCGGCACGTTGCTGCATCTGGGGCAGCCCTTGCGGTTCGTGAACGGCATGGCGAACCCCGGCTCCATGATCGCGCAGGAGGCGTACTGGTCCATCGCGTTCGGGGCGGTCATCGTCGTCGATCTTGCGGTGGCGAAGGCGAAGGGCGCCGCGGTGCGCCCGATCCGCTGGGCCGGAGGGCTGGTTGCCGTGGGGCTCATGGTGGTCACGGGACTGGCGTACTACCAGAGTTTGGGCCTGCCGGCTTGGAGCGGCGCTGCGACCGTGCCCCTGTTCCTGGTGGGCGACCTCGCGCTGGGCGCGGGCCTGTGCGCGCTGCTCGACCGGTCGGCGCTGGCGGGCGGCGTCTTGGCTGCGGCGAACGTGGCCGCCGGCGTTGCGTTCGCCGCGGTGCTGGGCGCGTTCGGGCTGTATCTGGTGCGCATCGGCCTGGACGCGACGGGGCTGCTGGTTGCCGCCGGCATCGTGGGGCCGCTGGCCGCAAGCGCCGTGGCTGCGGCGACCCGCGCAGGAAAGCTCCCCGCGCAGGCGGGCGGCGCGGCCGTGTGCGCCCTTGCGATCGTGGGCGTCGTGCTCGCCCGCTACGCCTTCTTCGCCGCGGGCATGATGTAG
- a CDS encoding 4Fe-4S dicluster domain-containing protein, translated as MTEKRYGMVIDTQHCVGCQTCTVSCKISNEVPGSAHWNHLESLDGDVLYQSTGTFPRTTLAFRPLLCNHCEDPACVNNCPSGAMHKDPATGIVSVNQDVCIACGYCSWVCPYGAPSMNDVDHVMSKCTFCAERVAEGVEPYCVAACPANARVFGDLNDPESAPSKLMQERHAEPYLPEAGTHPSVYYI; from the coding sequence ATGACCGAGAAACGCTACGGCATGGTGATTGACACCCAGCACTGCGTGGGCTGCCAAACCTGCACGGTCAGCTGCAAGATATCGAACGAGGTTCCCGGCAGCGCGCACTGGAACCACCTGGAAAGCCTGGACGGCGACGTGCTGTACCAATCGACGGGCACGTTCCCGCGCACCACGCTGGCCTTCCGGCCGCTGTTGTGCAACCACTGCGAGGATCCGGCGTGCGTGAACAACTGTCCGTCGGGGGCCATGCACAAAGACCCCGCTACCGGCATCGTGTCGGTGAATCAGGACGTGTGCATCGCGTGCGGCTACTGCAGCTGGGTGTGCCCGTACGGCGCGCCGTCGATGAACGACGTCGACCACGTGATGAGCAAGTGCACCTTCTGCGCCGAGCGCGTGGCCGAGGGCGTCGAGCCGTACTGCGTGGCCGCGTGCCCGGCGAACGCGCGCGTGTTCGGCGACTTGAACGATCCGGAGAGCGCGCCGAGCAAGCTCATGCAAGAGCGGCATGCCGAACCGTACCTGCCGGAGGCCGGCACGCATCCGTCGGTCTACTATATATAG
- a CDS encoding efflux RND transporter permease subunit, which translates to MMLKFCEAFLRHRKAVVALFAVAAVACALCIPAVKVNYSMTDYLPADAPSMQALDDMEHSFDGGIPNARLFAEGIDQATAEQLSRDLAAVDGVDEVMWLGSVADTKKPLAVQDEDVTASWATDDGYLFQLVIDEAKGVTATEEARAAAQDAGASQVSLSGDAVNTASAQSSTSVEIAYIMVLAVLIIIVILSLTSHSWFEPVIFLTVIGVAIVMNMGTNLLIGEISFISQICGAILQLAVSMDYAIVLLHTFRRCQREYADPYVAMAHAMKRGFSVVLSSAAVTFFGFLSLTVMQFGIGVNMGIVLAKGILFSFLTVMFLMPCLTLLCLRWIDRFEHRFLMPSFDGFARVCQRIMVPMAVVVIVVAVPAYLAESRTDFRYGTSGFAPPGSQTAVEQERIEEAFGASATWVVMVPEGDTSREQALADDLEALDHVTGVTSYVTEAGRALPVEVAPASTVEQVIAGGWSRLVVSLDVEGEGDEAFALVEQVRATAEAQYGDAYRLAGAEVSVYDLRDTVQQDAGRVKLFSMLSIGLVLALMFRSLSIPFVVLIAIEVAIWINLAVPYFLGDSLNYIGYLVIDAVQLGAAVDYAIIYTREYFDRRSEYTPREAARSAVKHAALTILTSSSILVFAGLAVWQIASNGVISELGVLIARGAFTSMLMMFVFLPWLFKTFDGVIRRTSLGLHVYEGEPKGASALEGEGAHGEA; encoded by the coding sequence ATGATGCTCAAGTTTTGCGAAGCGTTCCTGCGCCACCGCAAGGCGGTGGTTGCGCTGTTCGCGGTGGCGGCAGTGGCGTGCGCGCTGTGCATCCCGGCGGTGAAGGTGAACTACAGCATGACCGATTACCTGCCGGCCGACGCGCCGTCGATGCAGGCGCTCGACGACATGGAGCACTCGTTCGACGGGGGCATCCCGAACGCGCGCCTGTTCGCCGAGGGCATCGACCAGGCCACGGCCGAGCAGCTTTCCCGCGACCTGGCCGCCGTCGACGGCGTGGACGAGGTGATGTGGCTGGGCAGCGTGGCGGACACGAAGAAGCCGCTCGCCGTGCAGGACGAGGACGTGACGGCGTCGTGGGCGACCGACGACGGGTATCTGTTCCAGCTGGTCATCGACGAGGCGAAAGGGGTGACGGCCACCGAGGAGGCGCGTGCGGCCGCCCAGGATGCGGGCGCGTCGCAGGTGTCGCTGTCGGGCGATGCCGTGAACACCGCCAGCGCGCAAAGCTCCACGTCGGTGGAGATCGCCTACATCATGGTGCTGGCGGTGCTCATCATCATCGTGATCCTGTCGCTGACGTCGCATTCGTGGTTCGAGCCCGTCATCTTCCTGACGGTGATCGGCGTGGCCATCGTGATGAACATGGGGACGAACCTCCTGATCGGCGAGATCTCCTTCATCAGCCAGATATGCGGCGCCATCCTGCAGCTGGCGGTGTCGATGGACTACGCCATCGTGCTGCTGCACACGTTCCGCCGCTGCCAGCGCGAGTACGCCGACCCCTACGTTGCCATGGCGCATGCGATGAAGCGCGGCTTCTCGGTGGTGTTGTCCAGCGCGGCCGTCACGTTCTTCGGCTTCCTCTCGCTCACGGTCATGCAGTTCGGCATCGGCGTGAACATGGGCATCGTGCTGGCGAAGGGTATCCTGTTCAGCTTCCTCACCGTCATGTTCCTCATGCCGTGCCTCACGCTGCTGTGCCTGCGCTGGATCGACAGGTTCGAGCACCGGTTCCTCATGCCCTCGTTCGACGGCTTCGCCCGCGTGTGCCAGCGCATCATGGTGCCGATGGCCGTGGTGGTGATCGTCGTGGCGGTGCCGGCGTACCTGGCGGAGAGCCGCACCGATTTCAGGTACGGCACCTCCGGGTTCGCACCTCCGGGCAGCCAGACCGCGGTTGAGCAGGAGCGCATCGAGGAGGCGTTCGGCGCGTCGGCCACCTGGGTAGTGATGGTGCCCGAGGGCGACACGTCGCGCGAGCAGGCGCTTGCGGACGATCTCGAGGCGCTCGATCACGTGACGGGCGTGACGTCGTACGTGACCGAGGCCGGGCGCGCGCTGCCGGTGGAGGTTGCGCCCGCGTCCACGGTGGAGCAGGTGATCGCGGGCGGCTGGTCGCGCCTCGTGGTGTCGCTCGACGTGGAAGGCGAGGGCGACGAGGCGTTCGCGCTGGTGGAGCAGGTGCGTGCGACGGCGGAGGCTCAGTACGGGGACGCGTACCGGTTGGCGGGCGCGGAGGTGTCGGTGTACGACCTGCGCGACACGGTGCAGCAGGACGCGGGGCGCGTGAAGCTGTTCTCCATGCTGTCCATCGGCCTCGTGCTGGCGCTCATGTTCCGCAGCCTGTCCATCCCGTTCGTGGTGCTGATCGCCATCGAGGTGGCCATCTGGATCAACTTGGCCGTGCCGTACTTCCTGGGCGACAGCCTGAACTACATCGGCTACCTCGTGATCGACGCGGTGCAGCTGGGCGCGGCCGTGGACTACGCCATCATCTACACGCGCGAGTACTTCGACCGCCGCAGCGAGTACACGCCGCGCGAGGCGGCGCGTTCGGCGGTGAAGCATGCGGCCCTGACCATTCTCACGTCCTCGTCGATCCTCGTGTTCGCGGGGCTGGCGGTGTGGCAGATCGCCTCGAACGGCGTGATCTCCGAGCTGGGCGTGCTCATCGCGCGCGGCGCGTTCACGTCCATGCTCATGATGTTCGTGTTCCTGCCGTGGTTGTTCAAAACATTCGATGGAGTCATTCGCCGCACCTCGCTCGGCCTGCATGTGTACGAGGGCGAGCCGAAGGGTGCGAGCGCGTTGGAAGGAGAAGGTGCTCATGGAGAAGCGTAA
- a CDS encoding Crp/Fnr family transcriptional regulator, with product MEAISLFVQPKPLLSETIERIVADGTLKARALVLSPGDYLFREGDDMRETFYLTRGLVRLYSGTPDGYTKTVFFHKAGTLIGFQGFRPEVDRKPSILNAKATTKVEAFAIDAERFGAYLKTHGDVCYAMAQYLFEMMSLQTREAVNASVYPVLQRFSALLLTLAREFNSAQAPAIIPFSNEELAEMLGVHVNSITNSVVALRNADCAERQRGALVITDFKKLKSIAENLIVEN from the coding sequence ATGGAAGCAATCAGCCTGTTCGTGCAGCCGAAGCCGCTGCTGAGCGAGACCATCGAACGCATCGTCGCCGACGGCACCCTGAAGGCTCGGGCGCTCGTGCTGAGCCCGGGGGATTACCTGTTCCGCGAGGGCGACGACATGCGCGAGACGTTTTACCTGACGAGGGGCCTGGTACGGCTGTACAGCGGCACGCCCGACGGGTACACCAAAACGGTGTTCTTCCACAAGGCGGGCACGCTCATCGGGTTCCAGGGATTCCGTCCCGAAGTCGACCGCAAGCCGTCCATCCTGAACGCGAAGGCCACCACGAAAGTCGAAGCGTTCGCCATCGACGCCGAGCGTTTCGGCGCCTACCTCAAAACGCACGGCGACGTGTGCTACGCCATGGCGCAATACCTGTTCGAGATGATGTCGCTGCAAACGCGCGAAGCGGTGAACGCCTCCGTGTACCCCGTGCTGCAGCGGTTCTCCGCGCTGCTGCTCACGCTGGCCCGCGAGTTCAACTCGGCGCAGGCGCCGGCCATCATCCCGTTCAGCAACGAGGAGCTGGCCGAGATGCTGGGCGTGCACGTGAACTCCATCACGAACTCCGTCGTGGCGCTGCGCAACGCCGATTGCGCCGAACGCCAACGCGGCGCGCTGGTCATCACCGATTTCAAGAAGCTCAAAAGCATCGCCGAAAACCTCATCGTGGAGAACTAG
- a CDS encoding FAD-dependent oxidoreductase: MKETKLSRRAFLGLGATAAVAAGAAGLAGCAPQQGAGTASAEGNGGSGSAAASSVSPTNYTPDFLTPPEVPTDIKEEKDCDVLVIGMGLAGTAAAKEAAEAGKKVIVLEKQPEDSYSVISMAGDFGVVGSQIQKDLGIEWAPKADIMNEYVKETGGRCDTWMMSYWYDHSGEDFDWFIEGADYEVLKSTAANRETDKPNFIRPKCFPKLETYDYKEEVYPYFHGTITTNPNMQWACEAAFNAALAAGAELIYEAEGEQLIKEGDAVVGAYAKTKDGYLKVNAKATVLCCGDYGANTEMRHYYAPWTEEFMGGVDDGRGQLMGIWAGGWMELGPHAPMTHHMGGALGVDSFLQLNMEGKRFMNEDVPGQNIADEHTRQPVAKDPELAKAGVKSWQIFDSKWPEQIIHMPDGHGYTTYFVPDDKIAEYETVLSGFGLGYTTQAMVDEAADVKCDTLEELAEKTGLPYDTMKAEIERYNELCHNGLDEDFGKMSKRMFPVENPPYYACKFGNAGMLVMFGGLECNHDLQVTKDGTNDPIPGLYVAGNTMGRRLQVDYPVVVAGISLATALSFGRLAGKNAAAAV, encoded by the coding sequence ATGAAAGAAACCAAACTGAGTCGTCGCGCATTCCTGGGCCTCGGTGCCACCGCGGCCGTCGCCGCCGGAGCCGCCGGGCTTGCCGGCTGCGCACCGCAGCAGGGTGCCGGCACCGCGTCGGCCGAGGGCAACGGCGGTTCGGGCAGCGCCGCAGCGTCGAGCGTCTCCCCCACCAACTACACCCCCGACTTCCTCACGCCGCCGGAGGTTCCCACCGACATCAAGGAGGAGAAGGACTGCGACGTCCTCGTCATCGGCATGGGCCTGGCCGGCACCGCCGCCGCCAAGGAAGCCGCCGAGGCCGGCAAGAAGGTCATCGTGCTGGAGAAGCAGCCCGAGGACAGCTATTCCGTCATCTCCATGGCCGGCGACTTCGGCGTGGTGGGCTCGCAGATCCAGAAGGACCTGGGCATCGAATGGGCACCCAAAGCCGACATCATGAACGAGTACGTCAAGGAGACCGGCGGTCGCTGCGACACGTGGATGATGAGCTACTGGTACGACCACTCCGGCGAGGACTTCGACTGGTTCATCGAGGGCGCCGACTACGAGGTGCTGAAGTCCACGGCCGCCAACCGCGAGACCGACAAGCCGAACTTCATCCGCCCGAAGTGCTTCCCCAAGCTGGAAACGTACGACTACAAGGAAGAAGTGTACCCGTACTTCCACGGCACCATCACCACGAACCCCAACATGCAGTGGGCGTGCGAGGCGGCCTTCAACGCCGCCCTAGCCGCCGGTGCCGAGCTCATCTACGAGGCCGAGGGCGAGCAGCTCATCAAGGAAGGCGACGCCGTGGTAGGCGCCTACGCCAAGACGAAGGACGGCTACCTCAAGGTGAACGCCAAAGCCACCGTGCTGTGCTGCGGCGACTACGGCGCGAACACCGAGATGCGCCACTACTACGCGCCGTGGACCGAAGAGTTCATGGGCGGCGTGGATGACGGCCGCGGCCAGCTCATGGGCATCTGGGCCGGCGGCTGGATGGAGCTGGGCCCCCACGCGCCGATGACGCACCACATGGGCGGCGCCCTGGGCGTGGACAGCTTCCTGCAGCTCAACATGGAGGGCAAGCGCTTCATGAACGAGGACGTGCCCGGCCAGAACATCGCCGACGAGCACACGCGCCAGCCGGTCGCCAAGGACCCCGAGCTTGCCAAGGCGGGCGTGAAGTCCTGGCAGATCTTCGACAGCAAGTGGCCCGAGCAGATCATCCACATGCCCGACGGCCACGGCTACACCACCTACTTCGTTCCCGACGACAAGATCGCCGAGTACGAGACCGTGCTGTCCGGCTTCGGTCTGGGCTACACGACGCAGGCCATGGTGGACGAAGCGGCCGACGTCAAGTGCGACACGCTTGAGGAGCTGGCCGAGAAGACGGGCCTGCCCTACGACACGATGAAGGCCGAGATCGAGCGCTACAACGAGCTGTGCCACAACGGCCTGGACGAGGATTTCGGCAAGATGTCGAAGCGCATGTTCCCCGTCGAGAACCCGCCGTACTACGCGTGCAAGTTCGGCAACGCGGGCATGCTGGTCATGTTCGGCGGCCTCGAGTGCAACCACGACCTGCAGGTGACGAAGGACGGCACGAACGACCCGATCCCCGGCCTGTACGTGGCCGGCAACACGATGGGCCGCCGCCTCCAGGTGGACTACCCCGTGGTCGTGGCCGGCATCAGCCTGGCCACCGCCCTCAGCTTCGGCCGCCTGGCCGGCAAGAACGCCGCCGCTGCGGTGTAA
- a CDS encoding molybdopterin-dependent oxidoreductase, translated as MKTTETHAGVCEPEYFMRDGKLTRRTFIKGVGAITVASALGFGAQGAGAPEALADEAPAAAGEKAVHAVCTVNCTSRCHLRGTVRDGKLVRVEPGDMPGRPGYANACLRSMSYIQRLQDENTRVMYPMRRTGERGSGEFERITWDEAIDAIAEKLNAVLAKDPQAASFYSFTGDLGKLSWEAPTRYAATVGATTWDIEGIMGDHGASMGMTMVFGTHRGAHDSRDYLNSKLLIVWGRNVADTHTSELRDYVAARKNGAKVIVIDPRQCSTAAMADEWIPLNPQTDPALALGMMNWIIGNDLHAKDKLVEESVAPYLIREDDGAYLRMVDGKVVTTAAGTGKADEGSIGTAPAAQGEAGAGAGTYVIWDELTGTAVPAPDAASIKGGSVKPALTGSFTVDGVACRTAFDHLVDACAPYTLERTGEICGIDPDVVERLSREYIEAQPAGIRMGQGMQRVYHSFAPFRTVATLAMVAGYIGVPGGGASHAGGTATNKPVAGYTGPVYDFTDWSDTGKKANLVPSSKVYAAAVNHDPVPIDFLWIANSNFINMSPDSNRIINEVIPAIDFIVTVDPWWTWTAKYSDIVLPACTYWEHWDLVDRSPWAMFNQPAIEPMGESKSDVEIMSLLAKKTGVEDYWSKTDEEWIRQFVGTDHPAWDGLDWDRDVVEQGIFGRSDALYDPAIVYADGTGYKTDTGKFEFYTESLVAFDEEVPTWQPPCEDPREGELAAKYPLVYIQYHDRLNVHTQHILNPALEVVQDEPLLQMNPVDAEARGIAHGDVVRVLNDRGDMKIRAFLTEGIIPGTVATQSGWTPDYFIEGCYQNLTHHTICDAEEAYSMTNSAFYDVLVEVEKA; from the coding sequence ATGAAGACGACCGAGACGCATGCTGGCGTATGCGAACCCGAGTACTTCATGCGCGACGGCAAGCTGACCCGTCGCACGTTCATCAAGGGCGTCGGCGCGATAACCGTCGCGTCCGCGTTGGGTTTCGGGGCGCAGGGCGCCGGCGCGCCCGAAGCGCTGGCCGACGAGGCTCCGGCAGCCGCCGGCGAGAAGGCCGTGCACGCGGTGTGCACGGTGAACTGCACCTCGCGCTGCCATCTGCGCGGCACGGTGCGCGACGGCAAGCTCGTGCGCGTGGAGCCGGGCGACATGCCGGGGCGGCCGGGGTACGCCAACGCGTGCTTGCGCTCCATGAGCTACATCCAGCGCTTGCAGGACGAAAACACGCGCGTCATGTACCCCATGCGGCGCACGGGCGAGCGCGGCTCGGGCGAGTTCGAGCGCATCACCTGGGACGAGGCCATCGACGCGATCGCCGAAAAGCTCAACGCCGTGCTGGCCAAAGACCCGCAGGCCGCTTCGTTCTACTCGTTCACGGGCGACCTGGGCAAGCTGTCGTGGGAGGCGCCCACGCGCTACGCCGCCACCGTGGGAGCCACCACCTGGGACATCGAGGGCATCATGGGCGATCACGGCGCGTCCATGGGCATGACCATGGTGTTCGGCACGCACCGCGGCGCCCACGACTCGCGCGACTACCTGAATTCCAAGCTGCTCATCGTGTGGGGCCGCAACGTGGCCGACACGCACACGTCCGAGCTGCGCGATTACGTGGCCGCGCGCAAGAACGGCGCGAAGGTCATCGTCATCGACCCGCGCCAGTGCTCCACGGCGGCCATGGCCGACGAGTGGATTCCCCTCAACCCGCAAACCGATCCGGCGCTGGCCTTGGGCATGATGAACTGGATCATCGGCAACGACCTGCATGCCAAAGACAAGCTGGTGGAGGAATCGGTCGCCCCCTACCTCATCCGCGAGGACGACGGCGCGTACCTGCGTATGGTCGACGGCAAGGTGGTGACCACGGCGGCGGGAACCGGGAAGGCCGACGAGGGTTCCATCGGCACCGCTCCGGCGGCGCAGGGCGAAGCGGGCGCCGGCGCCGGCACGTACGTGATCTGGGACGAACTGACGGGCACCGCGGTGCCCGCCCCCGATGCGGCCTCCATCAAGGGCGGAAGCGTCAAGCCCGCGCTGACGGGCTCGTTCACGGTCGACGGCGTGGCGTGCCGCACCGCGTTCGACCACCTCGTCGACGCGTGCGCTCCGTACACGCTCGAGCGCACCGGCGAGATCTGCGGCATCGACCCGGATGTGGTCGAACGTCTGTCCCGAGAGTACATCGAGGCGCAGCCCGCCGGCATCCGCATGGGCCAGGGCATGCAGCGCGTGTACCATTCCTTCGCGCCGTTCCGCACCGTGGCCACGCTGGCCATGGTCGCCGGGTACATCGGCGTCCCCGGTGGCGGCGCGTCGCATGCGGGCGGCACGGCCACCAACAAGCCGGTTGCCGGCTACACGGGCCCGGTGTACGACTTCACCGATTGGTCGGACACGGGAAAGAAGGCGAACCTCGTGCCGTCCTCCAAGGTGTACGCGGCGGCGGTGAACCACGATCCGGTGCCCATCGACTTCCTGTGGATCGCCAACTCGAACTTCATCAACATGAGCCCCGATTCCAACCGCATCATCAACGAGGTCATCCCGGCCATCGACTTCATCGTCACCGTCGATCCGTGGTGGACGTGGACGGCGAAGTACTCCGACATCGTGCTGCCTGCCTGCACGTATTGGGAGCACTGGGACCTCGTCGACCGCAGCCCCTGGGCCATGTTCAACCAGCCCGCCATCGAGCCGATGGGCGAGAGCAAGTCCGACGTCGAGATCATGTCGCTGCTGGCGAAGAAGACCGGCGTCGAGGACTACTGGAGCAAAACCGACGAAGAATGGATTCGCCAGTTCGTGGGCACCGACCATCCGGCATGGGACGGCCTCGATTGGGATCGCGACGTGGTCGAGCAGGGCATCTTCGGCCGCTCCGACGCGCTGTACGACCCCGCCATCGTCTACGCCGACGGCACCGGGTACAAGACCGACACCGGCAAGTTCGAGTTCTATACCGAGTCCCTGGTGGCGTTCGACGAGGAGGTTCCCACGTGGCAACCGCCGTGCGAGGATCCGCGCGAAGGCGAGCTGGCCGCGAAGTACCCGCTCGTGTACATCCAGTACCACGACCGCCTGAACGTACACACGCAGCACATTCTGAACCCGGCGCTCGAGGTGGTGCAGGACGAGCCCCTGCTGCAGATGAACCCCGTCGACGCCGAGGCGCGCGGCATCGCGCACGGCGACGTGGTGCGCGTGCTCAACGATCGCGGCGACATGAAGATCCGGGCGTTCCTCACCGAGGGCATCATCCCGGGCACGGTGGCCACGCAGAGCGGGTGGACGCCCGATTACTTCATCGAAGGCTGCTACCAAAACCTGACCCATCACACCATCTGCGACGCCGAAGAAGCCTACAGCATGACGAACAGCGCCTTCTATGACGTGCTCGTCGAAGTCGAGAAGGCGTAA
- a CDS encoding MFS transporter, giving the protein MGADEERSGPSRTQATGSSSAVTALVAVAAFLLFGLNNTETTALPTYAMSLGAGPFVASLQNSLFVLLAVLLRIPLERVVEQRGSRFAMIAGALGYTVPCLALVGCSELWQVVVLRLAQAFGLALFQPSVAQYLAATSPASKLGRRLGIVRFATTASLMAGPVTIFPLIDAHGYGAFFVALALVGTCGTAVALALPRDRTAAASRLAAPAPLALPASSPLRQRVLLLASPLLLASGYSVVMNFGQTLAEEALASCNDGMLFAFLSTGGLVGSLVAGWATDRFGAKRSVGCTIAANGLGLLLMALGRSPEAVLAGAFLCGAGYFGATATLVAAAGASSGGGAGTFLARQQSALDLGMIAGGLLAGAMMQGGLPVSATYLATSAVAGAGLVAWGMMYPNTKGKPKR; this is encoded by the coding sequence ATGGGCGCCGACGAGGAACGGAGCGGCCCGAGCCGCACGCAGGCAACAGGATCATCGAGTGCCGTCACGGCGCTCGTCGCCGTTGCGGCCTTCCTCCTGTTCGGGCTCAACAACACCGAGACGACCGCGCTTCCCACCTACGCCATGTCGCTTGGCGCCGGACCGTTCGTCGCCAGCTTGCAGAACAGCCTGTTCGTGCTGCTCGCCGTCCTCCTGCGCATCCCGCTCGAGCGCGTGGTGGAGCAGCGAGGAAGCCGCTTCGCCATGATCGCGGGAGCGTTGGGGTACACCGTGCCGTGCCTGGCCCTCGTCGGTTGCTCCGAGCTGTGGCAGGTCGTGGTCCTGCGCCTGGCGCAGGCGTTCGGGCTGGCGCTGTTCCAACCGAGCGTGGCGCAGTACCTCGCAGCCACCTCCCCCGCCTCCAAGCTGGGGAGGCGGTTGGGAATCGTGCGGTTCGCAACCACCGCCTCGCTGATGGCGGGGCCGGTGACCATCTTCCCGCTCATCGACGCGCACGGGTACGGAGCGTTCTTCGTCGCGCTCGCGCTTGTGGGAACGTGCGGCACGGCCGTCGCCCTCGCGCTGCCGCGCGACCGCACGGCAGCAGCCTCGCGGCTCGCAGCTCCCGCACCCCTCGCGCTCCCCGCGTCCTCTCCCCTGCGCCAGCGGGTGCTCCTCCTCGCCAGCCCGCTCCTGCTCGCGTCGGGCTACAGCGTGGTCATGAACTTCGGCCAGACCCTCGCCGAAGAAGCGCTCGCATCCTGCAACGACGGCATGCTGTTCGCGTTCCTCAGCACCGGAGGCCTCGTCGGCAGCCTCGTCGCCGGATGGGCGACCGATCGGTTCGGCGCGAAGCGCTCGGTGGGCTGCACCATCGCCGCCAACGGCCTGGGGCTGCTGCTCATGGCGCTGGGCCGCAGCCCCGAAGCGGTCCTCGCGGGGGCGTTCCTGTGCGGAGCGGGATACTTCGGCGCCACGGCCACGCTCGTCGCCGCCGCGGGCGCGTCGTCGGGCGGCGGCGCCGGCACGTTCCTGGCGCGGCAGCAAAGCGCGCTCGACCTGGGAATGATCGCGGGAGGGCTGCTGGCCGGAGCCATGATGCAGGGCGGCTTGCCGGTTTCCGCGACCTATCTGGCAACCTCGGCGGTCGCCGGGGCGGGCCTGGTCGCGTGGGGTATGATGTATCCGAACACGAAGGGGAAGCCGAAGCGCTAG